The sequence below is a genomic window from Microbulbifer hydrolyticus.
CCAGCACATCGTAAGGCTCGCGTGCGTTCAACTCCTGCACCTGGCGCTGCTCGGCGCCGCTATCGATCCTGGCCACGATTTCCTCGAGGCTCATACGGCCCTGGCCGAAATGTTCACCATTCAGGTAGACCGCCGGTACTGCCATGATCTGACGCGCGTCGACTTCTTCCTGAAACAGGGCACCGTCAATCATCTCGTGGGTGATGTTCGGGTTCAGGTTCGCCATCAGGTTCAGTGCCTGAACCACGTCCGGACAGTTCTGGCACGACAGTGAGATATAGGTTTCAAAATGGAATTCACCCTCAATGTTGCGGATCTGCTCAAGCAGTTCCGGGTCCGCCTTGGATGGGTGGCCACCGGCCTGCAACAGGGCGAGTACCAGGGAGGTGAATTCGTGGCCCATGGGTATACCCGCAAAGCTGACGCGCGGGGTTTTACCGGCGGGGGCAATAGCCATGCTCGGGGTGCGCTTGCGGTCTTCCTGTTTGAGGTCAATCTTGTCTGACAGCCCCGCAATTTCGTTGGCGAGGCTGTTCAGCTCAGCACCTTTGGCGCTGCTGTTGGCGGACACACTGATCTCGATCGGATTGATGATATTTTGCAGATAGGTGTCCAGTTGTTTCTTTACGTTTGCGTCCAACATCGGTGTGTCCTGGTATTCGGTAATTCGTGGTTTTGTGAAGTCCTGTGGCGGTGCTGCTGACGGGTGCAGCCTTGCGAAACACGCCGTGAACCCATCCATGGGGGCTCTTCCGCGAGGTCCCTCTCGCGGAAGGTTTCGCAAGGCTGCCCCCGTCATCAGCACCTTCTCGGGTGTTTCAGTACTTCGTATGAACGAAGTAGTACTTAGATTTTGCCTACCAGGTCGAGAGAGGGAGCGAGGGTTTCATCACCTTCTTTCCACTTGGCCGGGCACACTTCACCCGGGTGGGCAGCAACGTACTGGGCGGCCTTAATCTTGCGCAGCAGGTCCTGGGCATCGCGGCCGATACCGCCGGCGTTGATCTCCACGATCTGGATCTTGCCTTCCGGATCGATCACGAAAGTACCGCGGTCTGCGATGCCTTCTTCTTCGATCATTACCCCGAAGTTGCGGGTGATGGTGCCGGTGGGGTCGCCGATCATCGGGAACTGGATCTTGCCGATGGTCTCGGAAGTGTCGTGCCACGCCTTGTGGGTGAAGTGGGTGTCAGTCGATACGGAGTAGATCTCAACCCCCAGCTTCTGGAACTCGGCGTAGTTGTCGGCCAGATCGCCCAGCTCGGTGGGACACACGAAGGTGAAGTCCGCCGGGTAGAAGAACACTACAGACCACTTGCCCTTGAGGTCCGCGTCGCTGACGTCAAAGAAGTCGCCGGACTGGTAGGCCTTGGCGTTGAAGGGTTTGATTTCGCTGTTGATGTAGTTAGCCATGGTATTTCCTTGTCTCCTGAGATTGAGTCTGCCCCGTGTTTGGGGCGTGGGTGATCGGGAATGAGGTAAATACTATTAGCTGAGAATCATTGATTGAAATTATTGATATCTATGGCTCTGATTGCTATGGGCAATGATATTTGTCTGTCTGATAGTTTCCTGGTCATCAGTTGTGATGTCTTCCGGCAATAAAAAAGCGGGCCCGAGGGCCCGCTTAAGGTTTGAGACGTTGTGTCAGTCTGTTATCAGACCAGCTTGCGTCTTCTCAGCAGTCCGGCCGCTGCCAGCAGGGCCAGCAGGTAGTACACGGAACCACCTTTTTTCTTCTTTTTCTCCGGCTCAGGCTGAGGCTCAGGTGTCACCGGAGTTTCAGCCGCGTTTACGGTAACAGTGACTTCCGCTTGTGAAGTCATCGCGCCATCACTGACAGAAACGGTGAAGGTGTGTTCGCCTTCGCCCAGGCCACTGACAGTCGGTGTGGCACTGTCCGCACCGTCGATGGTGCCCGGGCCGCTCCAGCTAAAGGTCAGTGCATCGCCGTCGGCGTCAGAGCTTGCGCTTGCATCAAGCTTCGCGCTTTCGCCTTCGGTGATGGTGACATCGCCGGCAACAGCCGCTACGGGCGCATCGCTGGCCGGGTTTACAGTTAACATGAAGGTCACGCTGCTGTAGTCCGAGGCAACGTTGTTGTCCCGCACGGTGACGGTAACTTCGGTCTCACCGGAGAAGTTTGCTTCCGGAGTGATGTCGAAGGTGGAACCGGCATCGTGGCCGTGGATGGTCGCAGAGATGTGTGCGCCGCTGACTTCGATGGTGTTGGGCACCGGGTCCGCGTCCACATACATTACCTGGATGCCTTCGAGGGTTTCATCCTCGTTCACTACCTGATCGGCGATACCAGCAACAGAGATATTGCCATTGACCACAATCTCCTGAGTGGAGGATTTGGCATCGGCAAATTCCATTGCGTTGTCCAGGCTGACCACCAGGGTTTGGCCGGCGGCGGACTCGTTCACACGAGCCTGGAACTTCACCTGCATGGCACTCTGCTCGGGACCTGAGTAGTCGTAACAGATCACCAGGTCATCGTGCAGGGTCTCGTCGAGGTTGTCGAAAGCGACGTTTTCTTTGCGGTAGCCGTTCATGGGGCCGGCAGATGTCAGGAAACCTTCACCCTGTTCGATACCAATAGCGCCGTCGGTCAGATCGCCGCTCAGGTTGTCGTAGGCCATAACGATTTCATGCATGCCTTCGCTGAAGTCGATGCCATTGCGCATGATTACCTGGAAGTCCACTTCGGTACCGGTTTCCTGATCGACGATATTGTCGTACTCGAGGAATACCAGGTCGCCGAGGTCGGGACGTTCTTCGGCATACTGGTTGGCGATGGTCAGGCCGCGCACTTCATCCGGGGAGTTGTAGTAATCCGCAGTGAAGTTGCCGCGCCAGAAGGGCATCACACCGGACATGACAAAGCCGGTGCCCGCTGGGCGGTGCCAGTTCCACATCCACCAGTTCTCGTCCATATGCAGGAGGCCGTTCGGCAGGATGTTGACGAAACCTTTGTGCGGCAGGCCGAACAGAGGAATTTCCGCATCTTCTTTCCAGAACAGCCACTCGGTAGATACCTGGGCGACAGTGCGCCAGTCGGCACCACCTTCCCACAGGCCGGGTAGCGGGCGGATATTGAACTCCAGCAGGTCAATGTATTTACCGTCGGAGTACTCGTCGATCATCGGCGTGTGACACATCTGATCAGTGGCGTTGGTGGTTACCACATAATCGCGCGGCAAATCGCGGGTAGTCGGCTGCAGGCCAGCGAGGCTGATCAGGCCGTTTTCGGTTGCCAGGTTCTCAATGTTGGAGGATGAGTTTACGGAACCTTCTACCAGCGTCAGACCTTCCGGCAGAGACGCCTTGATGTCGTAGCTGCGATCGGCGGATTCCAGGTTCTGACGGACATCGAGGGTAAAGTCGAGAACGTCGCCCGGTTTGGCGGTCTTCTGGCTGATTTCCAGGTTGACCTCGTCCTTGCCGCGTTCAACACGTACCGCGGAAAGACCGATACTGCCCGGCGCACCGGTGACACCCAGGTCGAATGCACCGTAGTACACATCGCCCTGCGTCGCTTCCGGCAGGTCCCAGTCCAGCATGATGTCCACGGCGCTGCCGCCGGTATTGGAATCCGGGGTGGTGATGGTCATGTTTTCCGTGTTGGAGTTGGAACCAATCACGGCATAACCGCCGGTTACCTTGCCTGCTAGGTGAGGAGAAATACCGTGACCGGCTGCTGAAGAGTTGTGAATCACCGCCCAGTAGGTGCCGGGTTCCGGGTTGTTAATCACACAGAAGTTGTTGACGCCCGGGTGGAAGGACGTACACACCAGTTCCTCCTGGTACTCCTCGGTGCTCTCGAAGTCAGCGCCGTTACCATTGCGATCGATGCCGAGCATCACCGATGGATTGCGATCCAGATCTTCAGGATTGACTGCATCGTAATCGTAGGCCTCGACCACCAGCTGCTTGGTGTCTTCGGGCACATCGATCAGCATCCAGCCCCAACCGCGGTCTTCGCCCATGTTGCCAGGGGAGACGTAGATGTTGCCACGGCCCAGATCAAATTCATGCACGGTTGCCTTGGTCAGGCCATACTCGCGCACTTCAAATGAACCGGTTTCCGGCAGCTCCAGACCACCAACAATTTCGCGGCCCTGTTCGCGGTGGATTTCCATTGCTACCTGATCGGGCAGCGCACCGCGATTGAACGCGGCAACTACCGGAAGGTGGCTGCGCGGCGAGGCACCACTGGTTTCGGTCAAAATTACATCGCCAAAGAACCAGAGCTTGTCCGTGTCAACCGATGGCAGGTCTTCGAACGGCGTCTGAGACACGGCGTCGAACATATCTGCCAGCTCCACGGTGACCATGATGGTCTGCTCTTCGCCGGCACGCAGCGAAAACTGCTCCGGGCTGACCTTCACTTTGGCATCGGAGTTGTACTTGTCCTCGGCAGTCGCGTTCCAGGTGCCATCTTTCGTGGCTTTCAAGGTGCGGATCCAGGAACAGGTTTCCCTGCAGTCCTTGTTTACCATCGAAGGTGTGTTCAACCACTCGACTCGGCCGCCTTCGGAGGGGTTGGCTGCGACGTAGTTGTCGATGGTTTCATTCATTACCAGGCCAGCTTCTGCCGCCGCGGCAATGTTGAGGCTGCCAGCACCCTGACGGAAGGAGTTGGTCAGGGGGATCTTGCGACCGTAGTTGTCAGCGCCGTGCGCCTCTCCTGCGGTCAGCATCAGTGCGGACTGGATTTCCGCAGGGGTCCACTCCGGATGTGCCTGTTTCACCAGGGTCATGGCGCCAGCAACCTGCGGAGAGGCCATGGAGGTGCCGCTCATAAAGGTCCAGTCGCTGGGGAATGGCATGTTGGTGAAGGGCTGGTCGTCCGCATTGGCCGCATAGACATCAACACCGGGTGCCGCAATCGCAGGTACCAGGTAGTTGGTGTTGGTAATGCTGGGGCCCGCAGAGCTGAACGGGGCCATGATATTACCCGCTTCAGGGTCTGTACCGTAGGTGGTGACACCCGCGGTGATCTCGGCCATGTTGACCGCGTCCTGGTTGGCATTCAGCCATCCGTACAGGTTCGAACGGGCGCTGGCATCGATGTGGATACCGGGAATGACATAAGCATCTGCGACCAGGTTATCGCTGTAGCTCACGTTGCCGAGTACAAAACCTTCAGCGCCACCAGCGGCAACGTTTTCGGCTTTTGCGACCCGCGCAACCTCACCGCGGTCACACAGTACGATTACCGGCTGTGTGCTCTCGTCGACATCGAGGGTGTCCGGGTCATCCGCAAAATCAAACGTGCCCGCCGGGAACGGCTGTTCACACAACTTTGAATCCATGGTGGAGTTCGGGTTTGCGTAATGGCCGGCATAAACAATACGTCCAGCAATGCCATCGGAGTAACTGACCCCTTCAAAGGTTTTGCCATTCACCCGCCAGGTCTGGTTGGTGCCACCGGTAAAGTTGCCGATGGTTTTTTCCGCTTCCCGCAGTACCCGGTCATGGGTGAGGGCGCCGACCGAAGTCAGCCACGGCGAAGTGTGGTCTGTAGACCAGTAGGAACCGTAGTTCCCGGCAGCAACGGCGACAGAGATACCCGCTTCACGGGCAGACAGGAACGCCAGTTCCATCGGGTCTTCCCACGGGAAGGATTCAGCCCCACCAATGGAGAAGTTGATGACATCAACACCGTCGGCGATCGCGTCGTCGATGGCGGCGAGGATGGCTTCTTCCGGGCAGCCGGCAAACTCATCGCCTGCACTACCGGCATAACATACCTGATAGGAGATGATGTTGGCATGCGGAGCGATGCCGGACGTCTTCGGAAAGTTGAACGGCAGATCGATACCGTCGGAAGTGGTAACGTTTTCCGGTGCCTGCAAAGGCGTATCCATCACCACGTTACCGCCTGCGGTGCTGGCGGTATGGGAGCCGTGTCCGTTGTAATCCTCGCCATTGGTGGGGCGACGGTTGGAGGACGGCGTCCAGTATTTGTAGGCGTCGGTAATCACCGAGTAGGAGTGAACGCCGATCAGCTTGTCATTACACAGTGAGGCATTTTCGACACAGTCACCCACGTAAACACCTTCACCCAGCGGGTTGGTGTGTTCGTAGCCATCGCCGCCGACTTCGGCAAAGGCGACGTGATCGGTATTGATACCGGTATCGATGATACCGAGGATCATACCTTCACCCTGGTAGGGGACGCCGCTGGTTACCGTGCCATCGTGTACCTTGTCGGCGCCGAGGAATTCAACCGAACGGTCTGAATGCAGGTCGAAAATACGGGATGGGGTAATGCGTTTTACGCCCGGCATTTCAGCCATACGCATCGCCTGGTCCTGGGTCATGCGTACTGCCATGCCGTTGGTGGCCATGGTGAACTGCTTCTGCACTTCAAAGCGAATGCCTTTCGCTTTCGCTTTACCCATCAGGTCAGACTGTGTACGACTGAGCTGGTCACGGTATTGCTGTACTGCGCGGCTATTTTTCAGGTCTTTGAAATTGCCAGTCGGGTTGGAACGCATACCGCTCTGCAGCTGACGAATATCGTTGCTGTAATTTACAACCGGTTCGTCGCTCAACTGCACGATGTAGGTAACATCGCCGGAGACATTTTCCTGTGGCTCAAAGACGGGGCTTTTGCTGCCGTCGCGCACCTGGTTGGTGCCGGGTTGTCTGTTCTCGTAGATGCTTCCCTGGAGATTTATCGTACCTTCTTCCACCTGACCCTGGATCATGTCCATTGTCAGCTTGGATGCGTGAAGCCCCGTACGATATCCCGAACCCGAGTCTATCGCGGCGGCGCCACCGGCTACATACAGCGCGGTGACACTGGCGATAAGACACTTCGAGAAGCGTGCCTTATTGGCATTAGTCATAGTTATTTATCCTTATTTGGCGGATTGCCGCCCATGCCTCGCAAGCCTTGGGTAAAAACTGCCGGCTGGAGCAATCCGCTATTTACCACTAAGTAAAAGGCGCGATTTTTATCGCTACCTGTTTTATATCGGAATTGGCGGCCGTGGAATATGGCGCCAGCCTGTGCACTGGTAACGGTTTGTAACACCCGCTTTTGTTTTTTTAGCAATGCTATTTATGTCATTTTTGACAGGTTGGGATTTTGTGAGGGTGTTGGCAAACGGTGTGCTATGCACAGTTTTCGTGAATTGTGTTCAGCGCCCAGTCACCGCTTTTTCGGTACAAAAAACAGCCTTTCAGGTGCGATTGACGAACGGGGCTTTTGTACTGTTTACGGATTCACCCAGACCGGTAGGGGGGCGCATGTTACTGGCGTGAGGAGGGCTGTCTGTCGGGGGCGTTGGTTAAAACAGCGTATTGACGATCATTCCCGGAACCAGCCCGGTGATGACAATGGCGATCAGTACCACCAGGCCATCGTGGGCAATCATGGCGAGCGCGAACGTTGCCAGAGCCAGGCCGGCGATGGTGGCGGAGAAGGGCACCACTTCCATCAATGGCAAAAACAGGGCGATAGCGCAGCAGACCAGCGCGATCACAAAGCTGCCAACGCGCGAGACCAGTATCTCAAGGCGTGGGCTGAGCCACCGGTCGAGTACCGCCGCGGGCTTTTTCAACCAGTGCAGGGCAAGGAGGAGTTTGCGCTGGGGGATCGAGCGCTGAAGAAGCCAGCCGGGCAGCCAGAAATGCGTGCGAAAGGCGAGCATTTGTATCGACACCAGCAAAACCAGTATTGCCATAAGCGTCGGAACCCCCGGGAGACCGGACAGGGGCGAGAACAGCACCAGCCCGGCGAGCAGCAGTATGGGTGCGAAAGAGCGAAGCCCGACCCGTTGCATCACCATTTCCAGTGACACGCGATCGCGCTTGCGTGCCAACGTTTCAAGCTGATACAGCAACTGTGTGAGGCTGGTGATTTCCTCTGGCATGGAGGTTTTGCCGAATTCCTTATGGGTTACAGTGTGGTTTGGAGGGGGCGAGATTACTCCGAGGCCAACCGTCCTCACGCTATCCGGGACTTTCTGCATCTCCAAGCGTAGATGCCAGCAGAGTGCATAGGAACGAGGAGGACTAGCATTGGCATTTTTCGCGCCTTGGTCTAGGCTTGATACACGATCTCGACCTGCCTGTTGGCAGCTTGTTCGACCAAAAAGATAACGCTATTGAAATTGCTATCCTGGTGGCGCTCCCACTGACATCACCGTCGACGAAAATGTAAGCCCGCGCTGGTATATCTGTACCCGTGGCCAGCCCACTAGTCTTCGCTTACCCCCGAGACCAAGGACATCGCTATGAAACTCGCCATTCTTTCCCGCGGTCCCAACTGTTACAGCACGCTCCGGTTCAAGGAGGCCGCCATCAGTCGCGGGCATGAGGTAAACGTGCTGGACACGCTCAAGTTTGCCATCGACCTGGAGCGGGGCGCGCCGGATCTGTATTACCGGCAAAAGGATATTGATGACTTCGATGCGGTGTTGCCGCGTATAGGCGCTTCGATAACCTATTACGGTACCGCCGTAGTGCGACAGTTTCAGGAAATGGATGTCTTTTGCGCGAATACGGCGCACGGTATCAACAACTCCCGCGACAAACTTCGCAGCCTGCAATTGCTGAGCCGACATCATGTGGGGATTCCGCGCACGACGTTCGTGCACAGTAAAAAAGATGTGTTGCCGGCAATCGAGCGCGTTGGTGGGGCGCCGGTCGTGGTCAAGCTGAATGAGGGCACCCAGGGTATCGGTGTGTTGCTGGCGGAAACGGTCAAGCAGGCGGAGGCCATCATCGAGCTTCTGCAGGCACAGAAGCAGAATGTCCTGATCCAGAAATTTGTTGCCGAGAGCAAGGGTAAGGATATACGGGCATTCGTGGTGGGTGATCGCGTGGTTGCGGCAATGCGCAGGGTGGCCCAGGGACAGGAGTTCCGCAGCAATGTGCACCGCGGTGGTATTGCCGAGCCTGTGGAACTGCCACAGGAGTATATCGACACCGCCGTGCGCGCGACCCAGATCATGGGGCTTCAGGTAGCCGGTGTTGATATGCTGGAAAGCAGTACCGGGCCGCAGATTATGGAAGTAAATTCTTCGCCGGGCCTCGAGGGAATCGAGACCTGTACCGGCCTGGATGTGGCCGGGGCGGTGATCGAATACATTGCGGCGCAGGTAGATTTCCCTGAAATTGACGTACGCCAGCGACTGACCGTGAGCAAGGGCTACGGTGTCAGTGAAATCTATATCCCCGAAGGGTCAAAGTTTGTCGGCCGCACGATCACCGAGACCCGCCTGAGCGAACACGATATCAATGTGCTTACCCTGTACCGTGGCGCCAAGATTATCCCCAACCCCCGGTACGAGCGTGTGCTCGAGCCCAACGACAAGCTGCTGTGCTTTGGCAAACTGGAAGCCATGCGCGGCATGATCCCGGCGAAAACCCGCCGCAGACGTCAGCCGGAGATTGCTAACCTGGACCCTGATGCGGTCGCCGCGGTGGTCGCCGACGTTACGGATTAGCTGAGGACCTGACCGTCATGGACGGTCAGGTGCTATCTCCTTCGTGCTCCGTGTTATTTTCAAGTCGCAGGTGCCACTCGAGTACAAATACGGTCAGCGATGGCAACATGGTGAGGGTAACCAGTGTGGCGCCGATAATACCGGTCATGACGATCACGCCCACGCCGCGGTAGAGTTCGGTGCCTGCACCGGGCAGAAACACCAGCGGTGCCAGGCCGCAAATGGTGGTGATGGTGGATATCGCAATGGGCCGCAGCCGTGAACTCACCGCTTCCTGCACCGCGTCGACCGCGCGCATGGCTTCTTCCTGCACATTGCTGATGGCCCGGTGCACAATCAGGATCGGGTTGTTGACCACGGTACCCATCAGGATCAGAAACCCCAGCATCGAAATCATATCGAACGGCTGGTGCACACCTTCCATGCCCATGGCGCGCAGCAGGGCCCCCACAAGATTGAGCAGCGCGAGCCCGGCTATACCGCCGGCGATGCCGAGCGGAATGGTGGTCATTATCAGCAGTGGGTATCCCCAGTGGGCAAAGATGGCCACCATCAGCAGGTACACAATCGCCAGCGCCACTACATAGTTGCTGCCGAGCGCGGCGCGGGTGGCGTCCAGCTGATCCGCGGCGCCAGAGATACCCATGGAGACCCCCAGCGGTACCTGTCCCTGGTCTTTCAGATACTGCACCAGATCTTTTTTCACACGCTCGACACCGGTTTCCAGGGCTACCGAGCGCGGGGGGATAATGTCCAGGGTAACCGTGCGGCGTCCGTCCACACGGCGTACCGTGGCAGTATCCACGGTCTCCTCAATACGGGCGAGGTCAGATAGTGGCAACACTGCACCGGCCGGGGTGTAGACGAATATCTGCTCCAGGGTCTCGACGGAGGCATCGGGGCCGTGGCGGTTGTAGAGGTAGATATCAATCTTGTCGTCATCCAGGAAAAACTCATTCACGAAGGCGCCGTCGGTCAGTGCGGCCACCGCAAAGCCAATGTCTTCGGCACTCATGCCCACTTCCGCAGCACGATCCCAGTCCGGCTTTACCTCCAGAAGTGGCTGCGCCAGCGACAGGCTGGAAGGGCGCGTCTGGATATTGGGATTTTCGAAAATTTCTCCGGCGCGGCTGTAAGCGGCCCGCGCCATCCGATACAGGTCGGCGAGGTGGGCTCCGGAAATATCCAGGGTCACACTGCGGGTGCCGCCATCGTTACTGCTGATAATGGAGCCCCGGGTGGCGAACGCGCGCATGCCCGGATAGCTCTCGTACTTTGCGACAATTGCCTGCATCAGCTCATCAATCTGGCGCGGGTCCCTGGTTTCGGAAATGATCCGTAAACTCTGTGGTGAGACCCGCAGGTTGAGGTATTTCATTGCCGGTACCGGGGTCTTGCCAGCGGCGAAATCCTCGGGCATGTCGTCGACGTAGGGCAGGAAGTATGCCTGCAACTCATCGGCAATCTTTTCCATGGTCGCCAGGTTATAGCCCGGCGGCGCGTTCATAATGGCAAACGTCTTGGCTTCTTCCCCTTCGGGCAGATACTCCGCCGGTGGTGTGAGCAGCAATACGATCGCGAGGCTGCTGAGGAAGGTGGTGACGATGCAGTACAGGCGCCGCCTCGGGGATGCCAGCAGCCAGTCGATACGGTCAATCACCGCGTGGCGCAGGCGACTGTGCTCCAGCTTTTCATTCGTGGTGCCATCGAAACGCAGCCGCGCACTGGCGGTGGGAATAACCGTGATGGCGACCAGCATGGAAACCAGAATGGACGCGGAAACCGCGATGGCGATATCGGAATAGAGCTGGCCCGCTTCCTCGACGATAAATACCACCGGCAGGAACACCATGACCGTGGTCAGGGTGGATGCCAGTACCGCCGGCCACACTTTTTTGACCCCGCTGATCGCTGCCTGCAAGCGGTCGAGCCCCCGACGGCGCTCCAGCTCGATGCTTTCGAGTACCACGATGCTGTTGTCGAGGGTCATGCCGATGGAAAACGCTACCCCGGCCAGGGAGATCACGTTGATGGTGCGACCGGCCACCAGCAGGCCGATAAACGCGGCAATGGTACAGATGGGAATGCCGACCACGCCCAGCGCGGTTGCCCGCAAAGAACGCAGGAACCAGTACATGATGGCGGTGGCGAGCAGGGCGCCCAGCAGCAGGTTCTTCCACACATTGAATACAGACGCTTCCACATAGCCGACGTCGTCGGCGGTGAGCTCCATACGCATGCCCTGGGGTTCGAGCAGCTCGCTGTTGATGAGTTTGACCTCTCGCAGCATCGCCCGCTTGATGTCGATGACATTGGAACCGCTCTCGCGGCGCACCGACAGGCTGATTACCGGCAGTCCGTTCACATAGGAATTGCTGCGGATCTTGAAATGGTCCAGCTGGATATCGGCAACCTCACCGAGCCGCACGATGCTGTCGCCGTCCCGCCGCAGGATCAGCGCGCGCAGTTGCTCCAGGTCCTGAAAGCGCCCCAATGTTCGCAGAAGATAGCGGCGTTTGCCGCTTTCGACTTCGCCCCCGGAAATATCGCGGTTGCGCTGGCTGATGGCCCGACGCACATCCGCGAGCGCGAGGTTTTGCTCGGCGAGACGCTCCGGTAGCAGCCGGATCTGGATCTGGCGCTCGGCACCGCCGTACACATCCACCTGTGCCACCCCCGGTACCCCGGACATACGCGGCCGCACATTGTCTTCCACGAAATCCCGCATCATATCCATGTCGAGGCTGCGTGGATTATCCGGCAGGGGGGATATGCGGAAATACATAAACGCATTGGCCGAGAACGAGGTTGCATACACCCGTGGTTCATCCACATTCTCGGGGTAGGAAGGCACCTGGGTGAGCGCGTTGTTGACGCGGATCAGCGTCTCGGTGATATCGACGCCAAAGGGAAACTCCAGCTCGATCTCCGCGCGACCGAGGTCCGCGGTCGATTGCAATTCCTGCAGATAGGGGATGTTGCGCAGGTATTCTTCCTGCTCGATCAGGATTTCTTTTTCGATATCCTGGGGGGTGGCACCCGGCCAGTCGGTGCGGATGGAAATTGTGCGCACTTCCAGGTCGGG
It includes:
- a CDS encoding efflux RND transporter permease subunit, whose protein sequence is MFEHIVRNGILVTVSVLIIAILGLVAAFRIPVQMIPDLEVRTISIRTDWPGATPQDIEKEILIEQEEYLRNIPYLQELQSTADLGRAEIELEFPFGVDITETLIRVNNALTQVPSYPENVDEPRVYATSFSANAFMYFRISPLPDNPRSLDMDMMRDFVEDNVRPRMSGVPGVAQVDVYGGAERQIQIRLLPERLAEQNLALADVRRAISQRNRDISGGEVESGKRRYLLRTLGRFQDLEQLRALILRRDGDSIVRLGEVADIQLDHFKIRSNSYVNGLPVISLSVRRESGSNVIDIKRAMLREVKLINSELLEPQGMRMELTADDVGYVEASVFNVWKNLLLGALLATAIMYWFLRSLRATALGVVGIPICTIAAFIGLLVAGRTINVISLAGVAFSIGMTLDNSIVVLESIELERRRGLDRLQAAISGVKKVWPAVLASTLTTVMVFLPVVFIVEEAGQLYSDIAIAVSASILVSMLVAITVIPTASARLRFDGTTNEKLEHSRLRHAVIDRIDWLLASPRRRLYCIVTTFLSSLAIVLLLTPPAEYLPEGEEAKTFAIMNAPPGYNLATMEKIADELQAYFLPYVDDMPEDFAAGKTPVPAMKYLNLRVSPQSLRIISETRDPRQIDELMQAIVAKYESYPGMRAFATRGSIISSNDGGTRSVTLDISGAHLADLYRMARAAYSRAGEIFENPNIQTRPSSLSLAQPLLEVKPDWDRAAEVGMSAEDIGFAVAALTDGAFVNEFFLDDDKIDIYLYNRHGPDASVETLEQIFVYTPAGAVLPLSDLARIEETVDTATVRRVDGRRTVTLDIIPPRSVALETGVERVKKDLVQYLKDQGQVPLGVSMGISGAADQLDATRAALGSNYVVALAIVYLLMVAIFAHWGYPLLIMTTIPLGIAGGIAGLALLNLVGALLRAMGMEGVHQPFDMISMLGFLILMGTVVNNPILIVHRAISNVQEEAMRAVDAVQEAVSSRLRPIAISTITTICGLAPLVFLPGAGTELYRGVGVIVMTGIIGATLVTLTMLPSLTVFVLEWHLRLENNTEHEGDST